A section of the Corynebacterium auris genome encodes:
- a CDS encoding HNH endonuclease signature motif containing protein — MDSFTEFLGRARGGVDVLEHFDAHVALDAGVDAATVRAWKTVHAAYFGPTRYRKQQRSAREQARKRRASLAKLVLIERLIRHIDAADQRWKLRRRLLNLSGRCETLRRHAKSIVPARQRPPRPAGLWCAPTSREGMREIRITAPERFVAGLDYALRSRIDRARPAAKQMLDAFTTLVRGGGGAPEGAYRPIVAVPVSALYSVRRGVTGSDIRLIATDGTSVSLAELLKHDFGEELEVAAFHPAEGPLALFRAHRHANAHQRDLLKMAQPECSWVACHRPAESCDMHHITAWSKGGTTNVENLAPLCSFHNSVNDDDPARRRWGRIENVAGRPTWISPRGYAVANTTAHSAMQMLFGDPPDPPAPVPRP; from the coding sequence ATGGACTCCTTCACCGAATTCCTCGGCCGCGCCAGGGGCGGCGTCGACGTACTAGAGCACTTCGACGCCCACGTTGCGCTTGATGCGGGCGTAGACGCGGCCACGGTGCGGGCGTGGAAAACCGTCCACGCGGCCTACTTCGGTCCGACGCGCTACCGCAAGCAGCAGCGCAGCGCGCGGGAGCAGGCGCGGAAACGGCGCGCCTCCCTGGCCAAACTCGTTCTCATCGAGCGCCTTATCCGCCACATCGACGCGGCGGATCAGCGGTGGAAACTACGCCGCCGCCTTCTCAACCTGAGCGGCAGGTGCGAAACGCTGCGGCGTCACGCAAAAAGTATCGTGCCCGCGAGGCAGCGCCCCCCGCGCCCCGCGGGGTTGTGGTGCGCGCCCACCTCGCGCGAGGGCATGCGCGAAATCCGCATCACCGCACCGGAACGCTTCGTCGCGGGCCTCGATTACGCGCTGCGCAGCCGCATCGACCGTGCCCGGCCCGCAGCGAAACAGATGCTCGACGCGTTCACCACGCTCGTGCGCGGCGGAGGCGGCGCCCCCGAAGGTGCCTACCGGCCCATCGTCGCGGTGCCGGTCAGCGCCCTTTACTCAGTCCGGCGCGGCGTCACCGGCAGCGACATCCGCCTCATCGCCACCGACGGCACCAGCGTGAGCCTCGCTGAGCTCCTGAAGCACGATTTCGGTGAGGAGCTCGAAGTCGCGGCGTTCCACCCGGCGGAGGGGCCACTGGCGTTGTTCCGGGCGCACCGCCACGCGAACGCCCACCAGCGCGATCTTCTGAAAATGGCGCAGCCCGAGTGCTCCTGGGTCGCGTGCCATAGGCCCGCGGAGTCCTGCGACATGCACCACATCACCGCGTGGAGCAAGGGCGGTACAACGAACGTGGAAAACCTTGCGCCGCTGTGCTCGTTCCACAACAGCGTCAACGACGACGACCCCGCCCGACGCCGGTGGGGGCGCATCGAAAACGTGGCCGGGCGGCCAACGTGGATCTCGCCGCGCGGTTACGCGGTGGCGAACACCACCGCGCATTCTGCCATGCAGATGCTGTTTGGGGATCCCCCGGACCCACCCGCTCCGGTCCCGCGCCCGTAG
- a CDS encoding heavy metal translocating P-type ATPase, with protein sequence MAANPAGDELDESIDAARSAARSAGFDPDTPHERSGVLLRPNASYAFELSGVEDAPQLREIEKALDRLEGVTARLVYPSATAWVTASGEMDPARIVEVIESFGVRADMSDSTLRRRAIGRRAAEHPLPRRGTRGMTGKMRRQRRDEEANLARERAAGFMRGGSRRVGASHTDVLFTSRDLVTPLRMWVAILITIPVCALSYVPELQFSGWQWLCLALATPVALWSAFPFHRAMAGGVRRGMPALDGASSIAILASYVWSLCALVFTPAGELGWSSPSGWLSARPSEGMEIFLDVTCGVTAMLLVGRAYSVRVRSYLLRDMELCSPDPDSEYTVFRRSRATDKVVEERLPVSEINRGHDVRVNQGEVIPVDGDVVGGSCELRRPLIDAREPLQAKVGTRVYAGSVVASGSVKVRAVRTGHSTRWSVVHSWVEDASRRENAAALLSTRTAGMLIPAAYFIAFADFCLWFLVTGNPNVAFSTAVAILAVVAPVALAISPAVAIRLGIEAAARNGILLRDGETFRGLENTDTVVFNRVGTLVTPQMYVETVTAERGEDSDLVLRIAAALATESPHPMARALVKAARESRDTRSKDSTLPVWIELTNGEITSEGDFKGRLALTFEDDDGEERVEHLDATLWRPTNLSSLHGRLAIAATTGGAPVVVRWKGRDRGVITLYDPAKPDAIDAVERLEDMGIETVMLTRDTYPVARRFADFLGVSNVLAGIPSPSKALAVRALRNQGATVTMVGDHTIVDALKGADVGILYATEESVAARLNRAEDSAHVVMLRQDVMAVPQLVDLARRVSRIIDSNMFFAWSYNAVAIVLAVVGLLPPVGATLLMLGSSTFIEVRSARARRFPT encoded by the coding sequence GTGGCCGCCAACCCCGCGGGCGATGAGCTCGACGAATCGATCGACGCCGCCCGGTCCGCGGCGCGCAGCGCCGGATTCGACCCCGACACCCCGCACGAGCGCAGCGGCGTCCTGCTGCGCCCCAACGCCTCCTACGCCTTCGAGCTTTCGGGCGTGGAAGACGCCCCGCAGCTGCGTGAGATCGAAAAGGCGCTGGACAGGCTCGAGGGCGTGACGGCCCGGCTGGTCTACCCGTCCGCGACGGCGTGGGTGACCGCCTCGGGTGAGATGGACCCGGCCCGCATCGTGGAGGTCATCGAGTCCTTCGGGGTGCGCGCGGACATGTCGGATTCCACGCTGCGGCGCCGCGCTATCGGCCGCCGTGCCGCGGAGCACCCCCTGCCGCGCCGGGGCACCCGCGGGATGACGGGCAAGATGCGCCGCCAGCGCCGCGACGAGGAGGCCAACCTCGCGCGCGAGCGCGCGGCGGGTTTCATGCGCGGCGGATCGCGCCGGGTGGGCGCGAGCCACACCGACGTGCTGTTTACCTCCCGGGACCTGGTCACCCCGCTGCGGATGTGGGTGGCCATCCTGATCACCATCCCGGTCTGCGCACTGAGCTACGTTCCGGAGCTGCAGTTTTCCGGCTGGCAGTGGCTGTGCTTGGCGCTGGCCACGCCGGTGGCGCTGTGGTCCGCCTTCCCCTTCCACCGGGCGATGGCCGGCGGCGTGCGGCGCGGCATGCCGGCGCTGGACGGCGCGAGCTCCATCGCCATTTTGGCCTCCTACGTGTGGTCGCTGTGCGCGCTCGTATTCACCCCCGCCGGGGAGCTCGGGTGGAGCTCGCCGAGCGGCTGGCTCTCCGCGCGCCCCTCGGAGGGGATGGAGATCTTCTTGGACGTCACCTGCGGCGTCACCGCGATGCTCCTGGTCGGGCGCGCCTACTCCGTGCGCGTGCGCTCCTACCTGCTGCGGGACATGGAGCTTTGCAGCCCCGACCCGGACAGCGAGTACACCGTCTTTCGCCGCAGCCGTGCGACGGACAAGGTGGTGGAGGAGCGACTGCCCGTCTCCGAGATCAACCGGGGGCACGACGTGAGGGTCAACCAGGGCGAGGTCATCCCGGTCGACGGCGACGTCGTCGGCGGTTCGTGCGAGCTTCGCCGCCCGCTTATCGACGCCCGAGAGCCGCTCCAGGCGAAAGTGGGCACGCGCGTCTACGCCGGGTCCGTGGTGGCCAGCGGCAGCGTCAAGGTGCGTGCAGTGCGCACGGGCCATTCGACGCGCTGGTCCGTGGTCCACTCCTGGGTCGAGGACGCCTCGCGCCGGGAGAACGCGGCGGCGCTTCTATCCACGCGCACGGCGGGCATGCTCATCCCCGCGGCCTACTTCATCGCCTTCGCGGACTTTTGCCTGTGGTTCCTCGTCACCGGCAACCCCAACGTGGCCTTCTCCACGGCGGTGGCGATTTTGGCGGTGGTGGCGCCGGTGGCGCTGGCGATCTCTCCGGCGGTGGCGATCCGCCTGGGCATCGAGGCCGCGGCGAGAAACGGCATCCTGCTGCGCGACGGCGAGACCTTCCGCGGCCTGGAAAACACGGACACCGTCGTGTTCAACCGGGTGGGTACGCTGGTGACCCCACAGATGTACGTGGAGACGGTCACGGCCGAGCGCGGCGAGGATTCCGACCTGGTGCTGCGCATCGCGGCGGCCCTGGCGACGGAGTCGCCGCACCCGATGGCGCGGGCGCTGGTCAAGGCCGCGCGCGAATCGCGCGACACGCGCTCCAAGGACAGCACGCTGCCGGTGTGGATCGAGCTGACCAACGGCGAGATCACCTCCGAGGGCGACTTCAAGGGCCGGCTGGCCCTGACCTTCGAGGACGACGACGGGGAGGAGCGCGTGGAGCACCTCGACGCCACGCTGTGGCGCCCGACGAACCTGTCGAGCCTGCACGGGCGCCTCGCCATCGCCGCCACCACCGGCGGCGCACCCGTGGTGGTGCGCTGGAAGGGCCGCGACCGGGGCGTGATCACCCTCTACGACCCGGCGAAGCCCGACGCGATCGACGCCGTGGAGCGGCTCGAGGACATGGGAATAGAGACCGTCATGCTTACCCGCGATACCTACCCCGTCGCCCGCCGCTTCGCCGATTTCCTCGGGGTGTCCAATGTCCTGGCCGGCATTCCCTCTCCGAGCAAGGCGCTGGCGGTGCGCGCGCTGCGCAACCAGGGGGCGACCGTAACCATGGTGGGCGACCACACGATCGTGGACGCGCTTAAGGGCGCCGACGTGGGCATCCTCTACGCCACCGAGGAATCGGTGGCCGCGCGGCTCAACCGCGCGGAGGACTCCGCGCACGTGGTCATGCTGCGCCAGGACGTTATGGCGGTGCCGCAGCTTGTCGACCTGGCGCGGCGGGTGAGCCGGATCATCGACTCGAACATGTTCTTCGCGTGGTCCTACAACGCCGTGGCCATCGTGCTCGCCGTCGTGGGCCTTCTGCCCCCGGTGGGGGCGACGCTACTCATGCTGGGCAGCTCCACCTTCATCGAGGTCCGCTCCGCGCGCGCCCGGCGTTTCCCCACTTAG
- a CDS encoding protoporphyrinogen oxidase, giving the protein MHIAIIGAGLAGLTAAYELRGAGHTVDVYEATERIGGKLHTVAFEAGPTDMGAEAFLARRRDAVEFFTELGLSGSLVEPSGLGSLVYVDGTTRALPRGGVMGIPSSSEGVAHLVSSETAARIDAESQRPGFTWQPGGDTNVGALVRERYGGDLVDNVVSALLGGVYSCTADDLGLRATVPQLAAELDRLAAAGPVHLSTAVRNLEHARAELPTGQGPVFAAFREGYQEAYEALAEKSGANIYVDAFISGVERASGGFRLAGGNDTVYERVILAVPAPTAALLLKKVAPAAAEALKPVKLADSVVVGMRFATDEGLPDNSGVLVATGADDVRAKAFTFSSRKWPHLAERGGALVRASFGRFGDTLAVRASEDDLVDWALDDLEEITGFDGRAAGPEEIYVQRWLGGLPRYDEHHLATVAAVEKELDKVPGIAVTGAWVGGVGVPAVIAHARRAAYGGVG; this is encoded by the coding sequence GTGCACATCGCAATCATCGGCGCCGGCCTGGCGGGGCTGACCGCGGCCTACGAGCTGCGCGGCGCCGGCCACACCGTCGACGTCTACGAGGCCACCGAGCGCATCGGCGGCAAGCTCCATACCGTCGCCTTCGAGGCGGGGCCGACCGACATGGGCGCCGAGGCCTTCCTCGCGCGCCGCCGCGACGCCGTCGAGTTCTTCACCGAGCTCGGCCTGTCCGGCTCGCTCGTCGAGCCCTCGGGCCTCGGCTCGCTCGTCTACGTCGACGGCACCACCCGCGCCTTGCCGCGTGGCGGGGTCATGGGCATCCCCTCCTCCTCGGAGGGGGTCGCCCACCTCGTTTCTTCCGAGACCGCAGCGCGTATCGACGCCGAAAGCCAGCGTCCCGGCTTCACCTGGCAGCCCGGCGGCGACACGAACGTCGGCGCCCTCGTGCGCGAGCGCTACGGCGGCGACCTGGTGGATAATGTCGTCTCCGCACTGCTCGGCGGCGTCTACTCCTGCACCGCCGACGACCTCGGGCTGCGCGCCACCGTGCCGCAACTCGCCGCGGAGCTCGACCGCCTTGCCGCCGCCGGGCCGGTGCACCTGTCCACTGCGGTGCGCAACCTCGAGCACGCCCGCGCGGAGCTGCCCACGGGCCAGGGGCCGGTGTTCGCCGCCTTCCGCGAGGGCTACCAGGAAGCCTACGAAGCGCTGGCGGAAAAATCCGGGGCGAACATCTACGTCGACGCCTTCATCTCCGGGGTGGAACGCGCCTCCGGGGGCTTCCGGTTGGCGGGGGGCAACGACACCGTCTACGAGCGCGTCATCCTCGCCGTGCCCGCGCCCACGGCCGCGCTGCTGCTGAAGAAGGTGGCCCCCGCGGCGGCCGAGGCGCTGAAACCGGTGAAGCTCGCCGATTCCGTGGTGGTGGGCATGCGCTTCGCCACCGACGAGGGCCTGCCCGACAACTCGGGCGTGCTCGTCGCCACCGGTGCGGACGACGTGCGCGCCAAGGCGTTCACGTTCTCCTCGCGCAAGTGGCCGCACCTCGCCGAGCGCGGCGGCGCGCTGGTGCGCGCCAGCTTCGGCCGCTTCGGCGACACCCTCGCCGTGCGCGCCAGCGAGGACGACCTCGTGGACTGGGCGCTCGACGACCTAGAGGAGATCACCGGCTTCGACGGCCGCGCCGCCGGCCCGGAGGAGATCTATGTCCAGCGCTGGCTCGGGGGCCTACCACGCTACGACGAGCACCACCTGGCCACCGTCGCCGCCGTCGAGAAGGAGCTCGATAAGGTGCCGGGCATAGCCGTGACCGGGGCGTGGGTCGGCGGCGTCGGCGTGCCCGCGGTCATCGCGCACGCGCGCCGCGCCGCATACGGTGGGGTAGGTTAA
- a CDS encoding DedA family protein produces the protein MPEEESNHPREAVASQERPESEAPEWWEEPGLPWNTKPTKADYWCLGWFGFLGLFGLAMIPLRAWLLGLDPPVMLALTGSRIGAASTGALASVGEAPYWLAFLLIGSLVAIKFDWVYWWAGKLWGRGLLDVQAQNSTRMARNIERVEGWFHRVGWVGIFLAYVPIPLPIAFVVFVMCGATGMSVKKFMLLNFVAKTVWSFLYFGLGWVIGEPVVFVLEQYAKVANWVAIGLLVLVLVGVFRGKSRTARTLPADN, from the coding sequence ATGCCGGAAGAAGAGAGCAACCACCCCCGCGAGGCCGTCGCCAGCCAGGAGCGCCCCGAGTCCGAGGCACCCGAGTGGTGGGAAGAGCCCGGGCTGCCGTGGAACACCAAACCGACCAAGGCGGACTACTGGTGCCTCGGCTGGTTCGGCTTCCTCGGGCTGTTCGGCCTGGCGATGATCCCCCTGCGGGCGTGGCTGCTCGGGCTCGACCCGCCGGTCATGCTGGCGCTGACCGGCTCGCGCATCGGCGCGGCGTCGACAGGCGCCCTTGCATCCGTGGGCGAGGCGCCGTACTGGCTCGCCTTCCTGCTCATTGGCTCGCTCGTGGCCATCAAGTTCGACTGGGTCTACTGGTGGGCGGGCAAGCTGTGGGGCCGCGGCCTGCTTGACGTGCAGGCCCAGAACTCCACGCGGATGGCGCGCAACATCGAGCGGGTGGAGGGCTGGTTCCACCGCGTCGGCTGGGTCGGCATCTTCCTGGCGTACGTGCCGATTCCGCTGCCGATCGCATTCGTCGTCTTCGTCATGTGCGGCGCCACCGGGATGAGCGTGAAGAAATTTATGCTGCTGAACTTCGTCGCGAAAACGGTGTGGTCGTTCCTCTACTTCGGACTCGGCTGGGTCATCGGCGAGCCCGTCGTGTTCGTCCTCGAGCAGTACGCCAAGGTGGCCAACTGGGTCGCTATCGGCCTGCTCGTACTCGTGCTCGTGGGGGTGTTTCGCGGCAAGTCCCGCACGGCGCGGACGCTGCCGGCGGACAACTAG
- the hemE gene encoding uroporphyrinogen decarboxylase, with protein sequence MTRRALTNAPLIEAARGRTPSRTPVWFMRQAGRSLPEYRRVREGIAMLDSCFMPELLAEITLQPVRRHDVDAAILFSDIVVPLKAAGVEVEIVPGRGPVVAQPIRGAGDVDKLPVLEHEVDEVARGIGMILGELTGTQALIGFVGAPFTLASYLVEGGPSKNHEKTKAMMHADPDTWHRLMRRLVPTIVAFLRTQVEAGIDAMQLFDSWAGFLTEADYREHVLPYSTEILESVAGEIPRIHFGVATGELLGAMSEAGSEVMGVDWRVPLDAAAARFVGPRVLQGNLDPALLFAGTGVVRSEVARIKAEAAAAIAAGTATGHIFNLGHGVMPETDPDAITEAVRIIHEEG encoded by the coding sequence ATGACAAGAAGAGCGTTGACGAACGCCCCCCTTATCGAGGCAGCCCGCGGCCGCACCCCCTCGCGCACCCCCGTGTGGTTCATGCGCCAGGCCGGGCGCTCCCTGCCGGAGTACCGGCGGGTGCGCGAGGGCATAGCCATGCTCGACTCCTGCTTCATGCCGGAGCTCTTGGCGGAGATCACGCTGCAGCCGGTGCGCCGCCACGACGTCGACGCCGCGATCCTGTTCTCCGACATCGTGGTGCCGCTCAAGGCGGCCGGGGTGGAGGTCGAGATCGTGCCCGGCCGGGGCCCCGTGGTGGCGCAGCCGATTCGCGGCGCTGGGGACGTCGATAAGCTGCCCGTGCTCGAGCACGAGGTCGACGAGGTCGCGCGGGGCATCGGGATGATCCTCGGCGAGCTGACCGGCACCCAGGCACTCATCGGCTTCGTCGGCGCGCCGTTCACGCTGGCCAGCTACCTCGTCGAGGGCGGGCCGAGCAAGAACCACGAGAAGACGAAGGCGATGATGCACGCCGACCCGGACACGTGGCACCGGCTCATGCGCCGGCTCGTGCCCACCATCGTCGCCTTTCTGCGCACGCAGGTCGAGGCCGGTATCGACGCGATGCAGCTGTTCGACTCGTGGGCGGGCTTTCTCACCGAGGCCGACTACCGCGAGCACGTCCTGCCGTATTCCACCGAGATCCTCGAGTCGGTGGCGGGCGAGATCCCGCGCATCCACTTCGGCGTGGCCACCGGCGAGCTGCTGGGCGCGATGAGCGAGGCCGGCTCCGAGGTCATGGGCGTGGACTGGCGCGTGCCCCTCGACGCCGCCGCCGCCCGTTTCGTCGGCCCGCGCGTGCTGCAGGGCAACCTCGACCCGGCGCTGCTGTTCGCCGGCACCGGCGTCGTGCGCTCGGAGGTAGCGCGGATCAAGGCCGAGGCGGCCGCCGCGATCGCCGCGGGAACCGCCACCGGCCACATCTTCAACCTCGGGCACGGCGTCATGCCGGAGACGGACCCCGACGCCATCACCGAGGCCGTTCGCATCATCCACGAGGAGGGGTAG
- the hemB gene encoding porphobilinogen synthase codes for MRELVAETRLHPSDLILPLFVADGIDAKREISSMPGQCQHTIDSLKAIGHEALEAGVRCVDLFGVPRAEDKDATGSQAWAEDGILNRALRAMREEFGSDLLIMADTCLDEFTDHGHCGVVGSDRFGNEVVLNDDTLDCYAQMAVAQAEAGAHIVSPSGMMDGQIAAIRAALDSAGWQDVAIMAYSAKYASAFFGPFREAVGSSLTGDRRTYQQDPANARESLLEAQLDIEEGADFVMVKPALPYLDVLSQVAELSPVPVAAYQVSGEYAMLQAAARNGWLDLDAVMMESLVSIKRAGADQILTYFAIDAARKLHG; via the coding sequence ATGCGCGAGCTGGTGGCGGAGACGCGCCTTCACCCCTCCGACCTGATCCTGCCGCTGTTCGTGGCGGACGGGATCGACGCGAAGCGCGAGATTAGCTCCATGCCGGGCCAGTGCCAGCACACGATCGACTCGCTCAAAGCGATCGGCCACGAGGCGCTCGAGGCCGGCGTGCGCTGCGTCGACCTGTTCGGGGTGCCGCGCGCGGAGGACAAGGACGCCACCGGCTCTCAGGCGTGGGCCGAAGACGGCATTCTCAACCGCGCCCTGCGCGCCATGCGCGAGGAGTTCGGCAGCGACCTGCTCATCATGGCGGACACCTGCCTCGACGAGTTCACCGACCACGGCCACTGCGGCGTCGTGGGCAGCGACCGCTTCGGCAACGAGGTCGTGCTCAACGACGACACGCTCGACTGCTACGCGCAGATGGCGGTGGCGCAGGCCGAGGCCGGGGCCCACATCGTCAGCCCCTCGGGCATGATGGACGGGCAAATCGCCGCGATCCGTGCCGCCCTGGACTCCGCCGGCTGGCAGGACGTGGCCATCATGGCCTACTCCGCCAAGTACGCCTCCGCGTTCTTCGGCCCCTTCCGCGAGGCCGTCGGCTCATCGTTGACGGGGGACCGGCGCACCTACCAGCAGGACCCGGCAAACGCGCGCGAGTCGCTTCTGGAGGCGCAGCTCGACATCGAGGAGGGCGCCGACTTTGTCATGGTCAAGCCCGCCCTGCCCTACCTGGACGTGCTGTCCCAGGTGGCGGAGCTTTCGCCGGTGCCCGTCGCCGCCTACCAGGTCTCGGGCGAGTACGCCATGCTGCAGGCGGCGGCCCGCAACGGCTGGCTCGACCTGGACGCGGTGATGATGGAATCGCTGGTTTCCATCAAGCGCGCCGGGGCCGACCAGATCCTCACCTACTTCGCCATCGACGCCGCGAGGAAGCTTCATGGCTAG
- the galK gene encoding galactokinase, producing the protein MIARTTRSPEQLATDARALFAVHFGSHAAEGVWLAPGRVNLIGDHVDYAHGLCLPFATSMATAVAARRRSDGLVRMASLAPGGDLLAASLSLSDLVPAPARGCLPDWRGYIAGTLRALLDGTGTGAAAKGMDLAVVSDVPLGSGLSSSAALECAVGVAGRELWGLNASADDLIAAAMRAENHYVGANTGGLDQNAVVRGRAGHALALDFLTSTHEQVPCDFRGHTLLVADSHVEHSHATGGYGSRRGLIDELASSLACTFREADVVQRTVAWAAGRAGADPEVVRRRVRHVHSETARTAAAIAALKAGDIARLGELMNASHASLRDDYEVVPDELDTACRAARAAGAVGARITGGGFGGSTIALCPDADADSVATAIEAATAAKGYPVPTIYATAPQDGARRVW; encoded by the coding sequence GTGATCGCCCGCACAACGCGCAGCCCGGAGCAGCTGGCCACCGACGCCCGCGCGCTTTTCGCCGTCCACTTCGGCTCCCACGCCGCCGAGGGAGTGTGGCTGGCCCCCGGCCGCGTCAACCTCATCGGCGACCACGTCGACTACGCCCACGGCCTCTGCCTGCCCTTCGCCACCTCGATGGCCACCGCCGTCGCCGCGCGCCGCCGAAGCGACGGCCTGGTGCGCATGGCTTCCCTCGCCCCGGGCGGGGACCTCCTCGCCGCTTCCCTCTCCCTCTCCGATCTCGTCCCCGCACCCGCCCGCGGCTGCCTGCCGGACTGGCGCGGCTACATCGCGGGCACGCTCCGCGCACTTCTCGACGGCACGGGCACGGGCGCTGCGGCGAAGGGCATGGACCTCGCCGTCGTCTCCGACGTGCCCCTCGGGTCCGGGCTGTCCAGCTCGGCGGCGCTCGAGTGCGCGGTGGGGGTGGCCGGGCGGGAGCTATGGGGCCTTAACGCCAGCGCCGACGACCTCATCGCTGCCGCGATGCGCGCGGAGAACCACTACGTGGGCGCGAACACCGGCGGTCTGGACCAGAACGCGGTCGTGCGCGGGCGCGCCGGCCACGCTCTGGCGCTCGACTTTTTGACCAGCACCCACGAGCAGGTGCCCTGCGATTTCCGCGGCCACACACTCCTTGTCGCCGACAGCCACGTCGAGCACTCCCACGCCACCGGGGGTTACGGCTCCCGCCGCGGGCTCATCGACGAGCTTGCGTCCTCCCTCGCCTGCACCTTCCGCGAAGCCGACGTCGTCCAGCGCACGGTCGCGTGGGCCGCCGGGCGCGCGGGCGCCGACCCAGAGGTGGTGCGCCGCCGCGTCCGGCACGTGCACTCCGAGACCGCTCGCACCGCGGCCGCCATCGCGGCACTCAAGGCCGGCGACATCGCCCGCCTCGGCGAGCTCATGAACGCCAGCCACGCCTCGCTGCGCGACGACTACGAGGTCGTCCCGGACGAGCTCGACACCGCCTGCCGGGCCGCCCGCGCGGCGGGCGCTGTCGGCGCCCGGATCACGGGCGGCGGCTTCGGCGGTTCCACCATCGCGCTGTGCCCGGACGCGGACGCCGACTCTGTGGCCACCGCCATCGAGGCCGCCACCGCCGCCAAGGGCTACCCCGTGCCAACGATCTACGCCACGGCACCGCAGGACGGGGCCCGGCGCGTCTGGTAA
- a CDS encoding uroporphyrinogen-III synthase yields the protein MTMPSITPQPGKVIFVGAGPGNPELLTVRAREVMETNSIALVEPAVLQGVRNVVGAKLAVPAQKLKEAEERYERMCEEAKAAGARRRPPRPAPPTAAELAESDLGGEGIVEKLRAALDEAAAAIERGEDGEGDVVRLVAGNPLTRDAVMEEISAVANAGLEFQVVPGMSLPSTVPSFAGIALGSTYTETDLSNLSDGVDWDQLAAAPQPLVFQAVAEQLETIAAELGERGFAGTTPLTVTTNGTTRLQRTFEATLETVSRIDADLSGNLVVTIGAAVDDRSKYSWWENRPLYGWRVLVPRAKEQAGVMNARLSSCGAIPQSVPTISLEPPRNPAQLDRAIKGIVEGRFQWIVFTSVNAVRTVWDKFAELGLDARSFAGVHLAAVGGKTAEALRSRGMVPELLPHRTKQNAAGLVEVFPEYVEDIDPVSRVLLPRADLGTDVLVDGLREKSWEVDDVVAYRTVRAAPPPPEVREMIKTGGFDAVCFTSASTVKNLVGIAGKPHARTIIACIGPMTAAEAREQGLRVDVVPEVADVPSLVDALAAHVASLRNAGQLPPPRKKRRARRKPAEGE from the coding sequence CGGAGCTGCTCACCGTTCGCGCACGCGAGGTGATGGAAACCAACTCTATCGCCCTCGTTGAACCCGCGGTTCTTCAGGGGGTGCGAAACGTCGTTGGCGCCAAGCTCGCCGTCCCCGCGCAGAAGCTGAAGGAGGCGGAGGAGCGCTACGAGCGCATGTGCGAGGAGGCCAAAGCGGCCGGGGCGCGGCGGCGGCCCCCGCGCCCGGCTCCGCCGACGGCGGCGGAGCTCGCCGAGAGCGACCTGGGCGGCGAGGGGATCGTCGAGAAGCTGCGTGCCGCCCTCGACGAGGCCGCGGCCGCCATTGAGCGCGGCGAGGACGGCGAAGGCGATGTGGTGCGCCTCGTGGCAGGCAACCCTCTGACCCGCGACGCCGTGATGGAGGAGATCTCGGCGGTGGCGAACGCCGGCCTGGAGTTCCAGGTGGTGCCGGGGATGTCCTTGCCCTCGACGGTGCCCTCCTTCGCCGGCATCGCCCTGGGCTCGACCTACACCGAGACGGACCTGTCGAACCTGTCGGACGGCGTGGACTGGGACCAGCTGGCGGCGGCACCGCAGCCGCTGGTCTTCCAGGCCGTGGCCGAGCAGCTGGAGACTATCGCCGCCGAGCTCGGCGAGCGCGGCTTCGCGGGAACGACCCCGCTGACCGTGACCACCAACGGCACCACCCGCCTGCAGCGCACCTTCGAGGCGACGCTGGAGACGGTGAGCCGGATCGACGCCGACCTGTCCGGCAACCTGGTGGTCACCATCGGCGCCGCCGTCGACGACCGCAGCAAATACTCCTGGTGGGAAAACCGCCCGCTCTACGGCTGGCGCGTCCTCGTGCCGCGCGCGAAGGAGCAGGCCGGTGTGATGAACGCGCGGCTGAGCTCGTGCGGGGCGATCCCGCAGTCCGTGCCCACCATTTCCCTGGAGCCGCCGCGTAACCCGGCGCAGCTCGACCGCGCCATCAAGGGCATCGTCGAGGGCCGCTTCCAGTGGATCGTGTTCACCTCCGTCAACGCGGTGCGCACCGTGTGGGACAAGTTCGCGGAGCTGGGGCTCGACGCCCGCTCGTTCGCCGGGGTGCACCTCGCCGCGGTGGGCGGCAAGACCGCCGAGGCGCTGCGCTCCCGCGGCATGGTGCCGGAGCTTTTGCCGCACCGCACCAAGCAGAACGCCGCTGGCCTCGTCGAGGTCTTCCCCGAGTACGTCGAGGACATCGACCCGGTCTCGCGCGTGCTGCTGCCGCGCGCCGATTTGGGCACCGACGTGCTCGTGGACGGGCTGCGGGAGAAGAGCTGGGAGGTCGACGACGTCGTGGCCTACCGCACCGTCCGCGCGGCCCCGCCGCCGCCCGAGGTGCGCGAGATGATCAAGACCGGCGGCTTCGACGCGGTCTGCTTCACCTCGGCCTCCACGGTGAAGAACCTGGTGGGCATCGCGGGCAAGCCGCACGCGCGCACGATCATCGCCTGCATCGGGCCGATGACCGCCGCCGAGGCCCGCGAGCAGGGGCTGCGCGTCGACGTCGTGCCCGAGGTCGCCGACGTGCCCTCGCTTGTCGACGCCCTCGCGGCCCACGTCGCCTCCCTGCGCAACGCCGGGCAGCTGCCGCCGCCGCGCAAGAAGCGCCGGGCCCGGCGCAAGCCCGCCGAGGGCGAGTAA